The Apodemus sylvaticus chromosome 18, mApoSyl1.1, whole genome shotgun sequence genome includes the window aggtgggggatgggggttggggggtagggggtggggggtggggcatggggagggggaatgggatagggggtttttcggaagggaaacaaggaaaatggataacattccaaatataaataaaggaaatatctagaaaaaagaagcaacacctcagtgtgtttatttttttaaagcaatgattCCATATTGTTTATGTGACTTCTAGTATACTAATAGCATTTTTGGCAACACTTGCCTTTTCCTTTATAACAGGTGCCAACAAAATTATACAACCATGGACATTCAAAGTAGTGACAGAAACCTTTTCTTTGGATACATTCTTTTGTATCACGGCCAAAAgctgttagaaaagaaaagaacaggaaaaccTTAGTCTCTTGGCTATCACTGTGGTCATATTTAGCATACTGATGATCATATAAGAGTTCAATACAAAGtacatacaaaagaaataattttataacttgtATCCTGGACATGTAATAAAATATGAGATGTCTTGAACTAACACACCAGGGAGATTCCCACAGCTAAATATCCACATAGATTGTGGTTTTTATATTAGAAAACAAATGTAGAATACTTATTTTCTATTCATTTCGAGGCAGGGTATCACTCTATAGGCCTCACTGgcttggaattcattatgtagttcAGGATGGCTTTGACTCATCCTCTTagatgttgggattaaaggaagaACCATGATCTCTGGCTGCAGAAAATTCTCATCACCACAAACTCATCAGTGGGATTTTGATACTATGGTGGTGGGAGGAAAGGGAGTGAAGCTTGACTTTCCCACCCCAGAACTTCCTCAAAGATGCATCAGAGCTTAACCCATTCACTTCCTAACATTAAACccatctttttgagttctgtatcaTAGCTTTTCTCTACATTTTGGGGGTTCTGTCTTTTCTTGTGTATGATTGTTGAAAGAGCAATGCTCTAAATCTAACATTGATCTCTATAATGATCATCCCTAATCAAACCCTTCAGAGGTTACCATATCtagattttgtttccttttatggaGCTGTTGGATGCTGGCTTGACTCTAAGAGGATGCTTCGTGTATTCTATGTTCCCTGGTGAAATACTTGCACTAGGATGAGCAATAGAGATCGAGTTTTGAAAGCATATTGCTGAGTTTGATTTTCTTAATGGCATCATtaatctgtatatatacatatttatgtatatatgtttctcCTCTTCAATGTtgataaattttaattgttttaaattattggcTTGACAGAGTCTCAAGAGTCACTTGGAAAAAGGGCCTCCGTTATGTCTGTTGAGATTATCTTGGTTGTGTTAATCAGTGTGAGATAATCCATTTTAACTGTGCATGGGACGATTCTCAGGCAGGCATCATGGAtcacataaatggagaaaatgaggaaTAATGTACTCATTTGTTGCTCTCTGATTTTGGACTATGGCttattgaagtttcttttttagtttctatGGAAAAATATCCTGAAAAAAGCAACTTATGAGAGAAAGGGCTTAGTTCATAATTACATGTTACAATTTATTAGTACAAAAATATTAAGGTGGCAGGAAGTTGAAGAAATTAGTTGTCATAGCCACAAtcaaaaaagagaggagagagaaaagagagagacagacagacagacagacagacagacagacagacagaatacaTACACAGTGAGAGACAAAGAAATAGGAGAggacagtcagagagagacacacagagagagagagagagagagagagagagagagagagagagagagagagagagagagagagagagagagagagagagcaagcaaggGAGAGAGTAAGACACTGGGAGAGTTACTATTAGCAAGATAGATAGAtggtggatagatgatagatagataaatagatagatgatagataggtagatactaggtagatagatggatggatagctagatgatagatggatggatagatagatggatggatagattgatagatagatagatagggagatagAGAACTTGCATGCCACTGCTTAGTTCCCTTTCTGCAGTCTTTTAAAGTTCAGGCCCTAAACCCTGGAGATGGTGACAATTTTTAATGGGCAGGTCTTCTTACTTCAGTTAATGCAACAAAGACAATCACCTATAGATAACATAGACAATCCCGAATTGATATTCTTTTCCCATGCCATTATAgattgtgtcaagtagacaacaGTATCCATTAGGTGGATACAGTGTGACTACCTACTTCAGTTCCcattgccctgacttccctgccACAGTGTATCATGTACTGAGTTGGgagataaaataaacttttccatTTGCTGTTTTTTCAGACTATCATATCACATCAGAAAAATAAACCAAGGCAATTGCTAAGCAGAAGAGGTTTAATAGAATAGGTCTATTTTAGAGCCAAGGAGAGACTGAGAACTCAGTTCACTCAATTCCTCCCTGATATAACAGATGACAAATGTGTCCCTTGTCTTCACAGATTAGAAAATCCAGAAAAGCAATGCCTGGAACATGATGGAATCTCCTGCCCTTGTTTTGATTCTCATTCTTCTTAAGTATACCTCTGGCTGATTATCTCCTTCTGCTAATCTGTAGAATGAAACTCTGGCTTTTAACTTTACTAGACTGGGCTAATCAGAAGAAAGAATTAGCAATGGTCTTTGTGTGAAGTAATTCAGTTATATTAGGAGTTCAAGATTTTGCTATGCAGTGATGATGGTTCACTTGATCCCTCATCCCTTGGATTGGGCTCTTGACCTACTGAACATAAGTTATGTGATTAGAGTAGACTTTGTATCCAAGAAATAGTCATATGGCTTCCTTTTATTCACAGGGACACTGTgaggaataatataaaatgagagTACTTGTACTTCATTCTAAGTCTCTGCTTCATACAAACAACCTTTCAAGACATGCATCATCTGTCTTGAACTTACCTAATCTAAAACATCAAGTTCATATTCCCCATTAGCCACGTGTATTGCAGTCATGTGTTAAATGGGCCTGTGAAAGGCACTAAAGGAGCAGGTGCCTGACTCTTGATAGAAATCTAGCTTCTTGGTGAGACCTGCTTTCCTGGGGATAAGAAAGAATGGTTTCTACAAAGAATATTTCCTAGATGACCATGACAAGATGGTGGTTGAAGATCTTGAGAAATTTCTATTTCTAGCTCTTCATTCCGGACAAGCTCATTGCCCTGATACCTGGGCCACAGAATGAAGTCCCTGATGGCTGTTGGCTGCAGGGTGTTGACCCTAGGAATTCTCTCCTGCTGATTGCTCCTCAGACCCAAAACTCATTTATCACCAGTTCTTTGAGCCAGTGTACTCAGGTCTGGTCAGGAGTTCAGCAGGTCTTGGTACTTACCTTGGTTGATCTGGAAGAAATACATAGAGAGGATCAGCAGCAGAAAGCAGATCTTCATGATTCCTGCACACGGAGCTGATTAAAGACAAGGCCAGAGCTGGCCTAAGAGAGTCAGGAATAAGTAACTTCTGAGAGGAGACATTAGGAGGAGTGGCAATCTAGAGTAACTGTCCAATAGCTGAGCTTCAGTATGTAtcctgaggaaactcaaatccTGAGGGCATTCTGTCTCTGCTGCCTGGGCTTTTGCTTTTCTACTGAAAATGCTAAGTGCCACTTGTCTAAACAGGACTCATAAATTCTCCATAGGAAACTCAGAcaactttttaaaactatgtatttAAACTTATTATAGTTACACATTTGGTTGGGTTTCACTCATCGTTTGTCCCCTGTTGGTTTTACAGTACAGGACATGGATAGAAAGCAGAGGGAAATGTGTTCCGCAGACTCATATTTTTATGACTTAAatgccataatttaaaaatatggtgGACATATCACAAACTTTTAGAGGAAAACAGACCTTGAAAAATGTCCATTTATATCAACAGTTTGATAGGAATGTAGCATTCTAAATCATGGTCAGAGCCAAATAAAAGAAGGGTGTAAATCAGGAGCCTGGATCCTGTCTCCGTTTCTGTCAGCCAATGTCCCTACGATTTCACTGACACACAGCTCTCTATGTTTTTCAGCCTCTGGGGACAGCACTAAACAGTTTTTACAGATGTTTAGGTAACTTGCAAAATgaaaatacttacatataaaaatatttatttttgattcccATATTGGGTACTTATTTTTCCAGTTCAGGTGTCAAGGTGTTGATATTGTCCAAAGCAACCCATAATTACAGATGACTAAGATTGAAATGCTGTTGGTACCTGAGTATAAATGTCCTCAGTGACTACAAAATCAGACACCTTCTTACCGTGGATTGAAACATGGCCACACTGTGGTTTTGGCTATTTTATGTCTTGTAGTGTAAAATACTTCATTCACCTTTCTCTTAACTTTAGGTTGTGTGAGAAACTATGTGACTTTTCTTAAGACTCTTTCTTACTCTCTCTTGAACTGATTCTCTTAGGAATCATTtcctgctctccttccctcctgctaTCTGCAGATTAGCAGTAAAATATGGAAAGTCAATTAGAATCAATATCATCTGGAGGCAAGAGTGTTTCATGGAATGTCTGTGTCCTCCTGTGTTTCTCACAGGAGGAAGTGCAGTAGAGCCTGTATCTTTCAGTCAGGCCGAGGCTGCTCTTCTGGTCTGGTTGGTCTTAGTCTACTCCTAGATTCTGCCATTGTAGGATGAACTTTTTACAGACTGGTCTCATAACAGTCTGCTGTTGTTTTATATTGGTGATTATATTCAGAGTGGTAAAATGATCCTGGCTCTTTACTTCTTTGATGTCTATTCACTAAGAAAAGTTTTAATAAAGATGGAATGCAGATAATGATGCTAAGTTATAGTCAGAGGTCCATACCAGCCAATATCAAGTAACCGTGTACATCATAGTATACTTTCCTTTTGAAATAGCATATCAGTATGGTGAAAGAATATTCACTAGTCATTTCATAGAGGGGTGTTTGTAGGAAAAGTAATTACAGTTTTGTTGTGTTGGAAAAAATATCCTGATCTTACATTTATATGATGAGTATATTGCTGACATGCAGTGTTTCTCTTCTTGTAGCTGTGACAATTCAGGGAAAGATGGAAGTATTGCTTTGATAGgcttgaccatgtttttgttagGAGGAATATGTCTTTGGGACTGTGGATTATAAAATCGGTTGAATGCTTTAAGATGGAACTCAATCCTAGTAGGAACATGGAAAACAGTGTTGCTGAGGGCAATTCAAACTGTGGAAGACTGACTGAAGAGATTTCCTCTGGAGAAGGATTTTGGTATGTGACCTGGGGATTGTTCttgtgatatatgcatatatgtatatatatgtatatatatatatatatatatatatatatatatatatatatatatatatatatatatatatatattaaagaatgtgactgctttttgcccttgtctgaagagtctgactgaggctaaagtgaagagatttagattgttggtaaaggaaatctaaaaaaGATTCTTGTTATTAGCCTCTATCCTGTGGTTCACCTTTATGAAGAATTGTTTGCTCCAGCCTCACAAGCTTAGAAAGGATAAATACACAATGTGTGATTCAAGTACTTAAAGGGGCTCCAGGAAatggaatggagctaaatcccaTATTGAAGggtattaaatggaattaagggagtGATAGCCTTTGGGTAAGATTCCTCCCACTGAAactaattatttacatttttgaacCAGGAATAGGAACATCATTTTGGACATTATTATGACCTgactattgttttcattttggagaTATACATTTGTGTCAAAATGACAAGGTTGTATTTTGatggttattcttggttgtcaccttgactatatctggaaagaTATGGAATGAATCACAAGCCAGAAATGGAGAGCACACTTGTGATCCAAATACTGAGGCACATTGGACATGCTTACAAAGATCTTGtgtaaaggaattaaagaaaaacttcgGTTCAGATGAGGAGCCTTTAAagacagcactcaggagacagaggcatacagatttctgagttcaaagtcagtctacagagcaagttctagggcagccaaaCTTGTGCAGTGAAGGAAAACTTTGAACACAGAAATAATGAAGATGTAATAAAAcaaggggccatgttccagccttagCAAGCAGCACAACTCTCCAgccacatggctctggctttgAGTGAAAAAAGGGTCTGCTTGAATAATTCATGCTGGTCAgtgggagctaagaaattagcagtgatccAGAAGAGACAAGGGCCACGGTGGTGAAaatttctgggaagtgttttagGAGAGCACAAAGAAGTTGTGTTCCTTATGCTGAAAGATGTTCTTGATGGTGTGTAGGAATTGGACAGGTGTTTATGGTTTTAGTGACATGAAAAGGTCAAGAaaaacagctgaggtttggcattATGGGAagcctgtctcagtcagctgctggtagggtgTCTCGAGGACAGTCATACTAGGCTCTGGTCTGTAAGTGAGTCACAAGTGAGGATGCACTTCATAGCATCAGTAACCGAGCCTTGGTGCTTCCCTATAAAATGGATTCCAAGTTGTTccagtcactggactgcctttcttcagtgtgttctccatttttgtccctgcagtttttagataggaacaattctgagtcagaaattttgactatggCTTGGTTACCCTTTCCTTCTGCTTGAGGCCTTATCTATCTATTAGAGGTAGATTCTttaagttctctctccccactgttgggcattttggataAGATCAAtgcctttgagtcttgagagtctctcacctctcaatTCTCTGGGACTTTCAGGAGGGTTTCCCTATCTTTTCTGAGACTgcatgtttccatttattttcctggcTCTCTGGACTTCTTTCCTGTCCTCCCCTGCACAACTTATCCTGTTccccttttttcccttccctcccctctcccacccaagtcCCTTCCCCACTCTACCTCCCATAATGTTTTGTTTCCCCTTGCATTTGGGATTGAGTCATCCTCACTTGGccctttctgcttgttaaacttcttaaggTCTGTGGGTTTTATCCTTCATagtctgtactttttggctactatccacttatcagcgagtacatataCTTTTGGGTCTAGTTCAACTCACTcaagttgatattttctagtttcatctatatgcctgcaaaattcataatgtccaaATTTTTAATAGCGGAATAGTATTCctctgtgtaaatgaaccacattttctgtatctattcttcagttgaagggcatttaggttgttttcagcttctggttatcacaaataaggctgccacGAACAGAGAGGAACTTGTGTCCTTGTGGCATGGtagagcatattttgggtatattcccaggagtggtatagctgggtcttcaggtagaactcttcagttttctgagaaactatcatattgatttccagagtggttgtaccagtttgtaatcccatcagcagtggaggagtgttcctctttccacagAAACTCACCAGCAAGTgctgttacttgactttttttaaTTGTAGCCATTATGATTGGTAAAAGGTATTGGtttcagggtagttttgatttacatttccctgatgactaagaaatttgaacattttttaagtgcttctgaaccattcaagattcttctgttgtgaattcactgtttagctctgaaccccatttcttaattgggttatttgggttttttgaggtTAACTTTTTGacttcttatatattttggatattagccctctatcagatatagagttagtgaagatatttttccccaatctgtaggtggCCTATTTGTGCTgttgactgtgtcttttgccttagagaaacttttcagtttcatatggTCCTATTTATCTATTGTTGATATTAGATCCTAGGCCACTGGTGTTCTGCTTAGAAAGTTTCCCCCTGGGCCATcgagtttgaggctcttttctaccttcttttctattagattcagtgtatcttgttttatggtGAAGTCCTTGACTTTACCTTAACCAACTTGGACTTGAGatgtacacaaaataataaatattttcattcatcTACATGCAGACtactagttagaccagcaccatttatcaaAGATGCTCCCTTTCTTCAACTGcatgttttttgaattttttgtaaaagatcaagtgtccataggtgtgtaggtttatttctggttctttgattctattccattgatcaacctgtctctgtaccaatactgtgtggtatttatcactattgctttgtagtacagctagaggtcagggatgttgattcccctagaagattttttcattgttgagaattttatggctattctggattttttccaTATGATGTTGAGAcctgctctttccatgtctgtgaagacttgtgttgggtttttgatgggaatttcattgaatctatagtttgcttttggtaagatggacatttttactatgttaattctaccaaaccatgagcataggagacttttccatcttctgaagtcttctttgatttcttcggaggcttgaagttcttatcatatagttCTTTTATTTGCTCagtaagagttacaccaagatattttatactatttgtggctattgtgaaaggttgttgcttccctaatttctttctcagcctgttttttatttgtataaagtaaagctactaatttgtttgagttacttttatatcctgccactttcctgaagttgtttatcagctataagtagttctctggtggaaattttggggttgcttatgtatagtatctacaaatagtgagtctttgacttattcctttccaatttatatttccttgataaccttttgttgcctaattgctctagcaagaacttcaagtactattctgaatacatagggagagagctgattttatatccagccactttgagtgggcagccttttcttgtccctgattttattggggttgtttctagtttctttatatttaatttaatgttggcatttggtttgctatatattgcttctattatgtttaggtatttgccatgaattcctgatctttccagtacttttaacatgaaggggtgttgtattttcagaggcttttttttagcattttatgAAGTGATCATGTGGTTTCCCcaccttgagtttgtttatatagtgtattaccttgatggatttttgtaaattgaaccatctctgtatcccctgggatgaagcttatttGATCTTTGTGAGTGgtggttttgatgtgttattggatttggtttacaagaattttactgagtatttttgcatcaatcaTAAGCAAGgttggtatgaagttctctttctttgttgggtctttgtgtgatttaggtatcagagtaattgttgcttcatagaatgaattagttagtgttccttccttctatttctattttgtggaatagtttgaggagtattggtattagctcttctttgaaggtctggtagaattctatgctaaagctatctggccctgggctttttttgattgggaggtttttggtgactatttctatttttttatttctctaggagttgtgggactgtttatatAGTTGGCcagatcttgatttaacttgggatgtggtatctgtctataaaGTTATCAATTTCATCTAGGTTTTCTAGTTTTGTAAAGTATAGCCTATTGTAGGTGGTTGttatgattttttgaatatcctcagtttttgttgttttgcctcCTGTTTCATTTccgattttgttcatttggataatgtctctatGCCCTTCAGTTAGATTGACTGAGGGTTtttctatcctgttgattttctcaaagaaccagctcttgataTTGCTGATTTCATgtctcattctctttgtttctaactggtcaatttcaggcctgagtttgacagccctactgtctactcctcttgggtgtatttgcttctttctgttctagagctttcaggtgtactgttaggTTGCTTGTATGGgacttctccagtttctttatgaaagcacttagtggtataaaatttccttttaacactgctttcattgtgtcccatatgtttgtgtatgttgtgcctttattttcattgaattttataaagtttatttatttataattaaataaatattaaataaataattattgttaccccagggataaccagatggtgagaagcaAGTGCAAAGCCATAAGCAACAGCAGTTAATATACACGGACAttatcagaatccagttctcccaccacagcaaagcCCGAATAAACCAAtgcacctgaaaatcaggaagctgacctaaaatactatctcatgaagaaaataaagttctttaaggaggatataaataactcactaaaataaatacaggaaagctcaggtaaacaggtagaagcccttaaagaggaaacaaataaatcccttagagaaatacaggcaaatataatcaaaaaggtgaagaaattgaataaagCAGTCCAAAACCTAAAATTGGAATTAGAGACAATGAAGACAAATGaaggcaaacctggaaatagaaaacctaggaattaCAAGTgtaagaatcaccaacagaatatcagagatagaagagagaatttcaggtggaGGAGATACCTTAAAAGAGATTGacaaaactgtcaaagaaaattcaaaactcaTAACACAAAGTATCCAgtaaattcaggacaaaatgaaaagaccaaatctaagactagtcagaatagaggagaatgaagattcccagctcaaaagaCCCAAAAATGTCTtctacaaaatcatagaagaaaacttccctgacctaaagaaagagatgtccataaaggtacaagaagcctatagaacaccaaataaatgggaccagaaaaaatcctctcatcacatagtaatcaaaacactaaacacacagaacaaagaaagaatattaaaagctgcaaggggaaaggGCCAAGTTACATAAATAGAtagacctctcagaattacaccggacttcacaacagagactatgaaagccagaagagcctggtcacaGGTCAGGCAAACTCTAAGagtacacaaatgccagcctaggctactatacccagcaaaactctcaatcaacatggatggagaaaacaaaatatcccaggacagaaccaaattcaaacagtatctgtcTACCAATCCAGCCTTACAGagaatcctagaaggaaaactccaacacaaggaaggtacctatgctaaagaaaagacaagatagtaagcatctcacaacaaagccaaaatgaGAGAACCGCAAGCACACA containing:
- the LOC127668925 gene encoding beta-defensin 38-like, with the translated sequence MKICFLLLILSMYFFQINQAFGRDTKECIQRKGFCHYFECPWLYNFVGTCYKGKGKCCQKCY